From one Triticum aestivum cultivar Chinese Spring chromosome 4B, IWGSC CS RefSeq v2.1, whole genome shotgun sequence genomic stretch:
- the LOC123090971 gene encoding RNA cytosine-C(5)-methyltransferase NSUN2 isoform X3 gives MIALRTPISLLHLGAAAAGQRKRCTGGHRRRGHAQRRHLSGAPESLWRRRPRPPRSPAPTAAATRSESNTSSQPPPLENAAFEEYYKEQRIVREEEWDAFMSVLRRPLPATFRVNASCRFLKDICSRLENDFRRSLENEVSDECGEYALSPLPWYPGNLAWHLNLSRKQLRKNPALESFHEFLKHESEVGNITRQEAVSMVPPLFLNVQAGHHILDMCGAPGSKTFQLLEMIHQSKEPGLPPTALVIANDLKVQRCDVLIHNTKRMCTANLIVTNHEAQSFPSCSLAKDDSEAYKDHCKPQRLEFDRVLCDVPCSGDGTLRKSHDLWRKCSSMGNEFHLLQVNIAMRGIALLKVGGRMVYSTCSMNPVENEVVVAELLRRTGSSVELLDVSNELRELVRRPGLSTWKVNDRGSWFQTYEDVPDSRKNIILPSMFPSRTSIHEGHTVYNSFDVNSEYNVPFSRNFNIGDTNNVNCDTGGISNSNSVQSLGSKFPLHRCMRIVPHDEDGGAFFIAVIHKLSPLNENQVIKVRKTENLLSTNRTVKLQEQCQHRIVSEALDDKKLLDGQNKLSVANQTSKDDNRIEVKVVSDDVEYSQTESGDRSHRMDKLDYQHKWKGIDPVLFFKDEAVIKNIVSFFGIEESFSLEGHLVTRSTDNARRMYYVSKSVRDILELNVQVGEQIKIASLGVKMFERHRSKDGCSCAYRLSYEGLSLLFPYMRKRILHASPVDFQHLLQYRTINFACFADARFGEEASSLMPGCCVVVLREGCQVADSIAKDPSPIAIVCWRGKATMNVLVSPADRKELLEYRFGFKAFKVEDEKSNKEIDALAEGSL, from the exons ATGATAGCCCTACGGACACCCATCTCGCTCCTTCacctcggcgccgccgccgccggccagagGAAGCGATGCACCGGAGGCCACAGGAGGCGCGGCCACGCGCAGCGCCGCCACTTGAGCGGGGCGCCCGAGAGCCTCTGGAGGCGCAGACCCCGCCCTCCCCGTTCTCCCgcgccaaccgccgccgccacccgcagcGAGTCCAACACCTCGTCGCAGCCACCGCCCCTTGAGAACGCTGCCTTCGAGGAGTACTACAAG GAGCAGCGAATCGTTCGCGAAGAGGAGTGGGACGCCTTCATGAGCGTGCTCCGGAGACCATTGCCAGCCACTTTTAGGGTCAATGCTAG CTGCCGGTTTTTGAAAGACATTTGCTCCAGATTAGAAAATGACTTCAGGAGATCTTTGGAAAATGAG GTTAGTGATGAATGTGGAGAAtatgctctcagtcccctgccttgGTATCCAGGCAATCTTGCATGGCATTTGAACTTATCTCGGAAGCAACTGAGGAAGAATCCTGCACTTGAGAG TTTTCATGAGTTTCTAAAGCACGAGAGTGAGGTTGGTAACATAACCAGGCAAGAGGCTGTTAGTATG GTGCCACCACTATTTCTGAATGTACAAGCTGGCCACCATATTCTTGACA TGTGTGGTGCTCCAGGATCTAAAACGTTCCAGCTACTTGAGATGATTCATCAATCAAAAGAGCCAGGGCTACCTCCAACAGCGCTG GTCATAGCTAATGATTTAAAAGTACAAAGATGCGACGTCCTCATCCATAATACAAAGAGAATGTGCACTGCCAACCTGATAGTGACAAACCATGAAGCACAAAGCTTTCCCAGTTGTTCTCTTGCGAAGGATGATTCAGAAGCTTACAAAGATCACTGCAAACCACAAAGGCTAGAATTCGACCGTGTACTATGTGATGTCCCCTGTAGTGGTGATGGAACACTCCGGAAGTCTCATGACCTTTGGAGAAAGTG CTCAAGCATGGGGAACGAATTTCATCTTCTCCAAGTAAACATTGCTATGCGTG GTATTGCCTTACTTAAAGTGGGTGGTAGGATGGTTTACTCAACTTGCTCAATGAATCCTGTCGAAAATGAAGTTGTTGTAGCCGAG CTTCTCCGGAGAACTGGAAGCTCTGTTGAACTACTTGATGTTTCTAATGAGCTACGAGAATTGGTCCGCCGCCCTGGACTTAGCACTTGGAAG GTGAATGATAGAGGATCTTGGTTTCAGACTTATGAAGATGTTCCTGACAGTAGGAAGAATATAATATTGCCTAGCATGTTTCCTTCAAGGACAAGCATCCACGAAGGCCATACAGTGTATAACAGCTTTGATGTTAATTCAGAGTACAATGTGCCGTTCTCAAGAAATTTCAACATTGGAGATACAAACAATGTTAATTGTGATACAGGTGGCATTTCAAATAGTAATTCTGTTCAAAGCTTGGGTTCAAAATTTCCTCTGCATCGTTGCATGAGAATTGTTCCTCATGACGAAGACGGTGGGGCATTTTTCATTGCAGTTATTCATAAACTGTCCCCGTTGAATG AAAACCAGGTGATCAAGGTGAGAAAAACTGAGAACCTGCTATCAACAAACAGGACAGTGAAACTTCAGGAGCAATGTCAGCATAGAATTGTTTCTGAAGCTCTTGATGATAAGAAGTTGCTTGATGGACAGAATAAATTAAGCGTGGCCAACCAAACTTCAAAGGATGACAACCGTATTGAAGTTAAGGTGGTATCTGATGATGTAGAATATAGTCAGACAGAATCAGGCGATAGAAGTCATAGAATGGATAAGTTGGATTATCAACACAAGTGGAAAGGAATTGATCCAGTCCTATTTTTCAAAGATGAGGCTGTGATAAAAAATATAGTATCTTTCTTCGGTATCGAGGAATCGTTTTCACTAGAAGGTCATCTGGTGACAAGAAGTACTGATAATGCAAGGAGAATGTACTATGTATCAAAATCAGTACGAGACATTTTAGAACTGAATGTACAAGTTGGTGAGCAGATTAAAATTGCTTCTCTTGGCGTAAAGATGTTT GAAAGGCATAGATCAAAGGATGGATGTTCATGTGCATATAGGCTATCTTATGAGGGGCTGTCATTGCTCTTCCCATACATGAGGAAGCGGATACTACACGCATCTCCAGTCGACTTCCAGCATCTTTTACAATATCGAACCATTAACTTTGCTTGTTTTGCCGATGCTAGATTCGGGGAGGAGGCTTCATCTTTGATGCCTGGTTGCTGCGTTGTAGTGCTGCGTGAAG GGTGTCAAGTTGCGGATTCCATAGCCAAGGACCCCTCCCCAATCGCCATTGTTTGCTGGAGAGGAAAGGCGACTATGAATGTTTTGGTTTCTCCGGCCGATCGGAAGGAACTGCTAGAATATCGCTTTGGGTTCAAAGCATTCAAAGTCGAAGATGAGAAATCCAACAAAGAAATCGATGCATTAGCTGAAGGGAGCCTATAA
- the LOC123090971 gene encoding RNA cytosine-C(5)-methyltransferase NSUN2 isoform X4, with product MIALRTPISLLHLGAAAAGQRKRCTGGHRRRGHAQRRHLSGAPESLWRRRPRPPRSPAPTAAATRSESNTSSQPPPLENAAFEEYYKEQRIVREEEWDAFMSVLRRPLPATFRVNASCRFLKDICSRLENDFRRSLENEVSDECGEYALSPLPWYPGNLAWHLNLSRKQLRKNPALESFHEFLKHESEVGNITRQEAVSMVPPLFLNVQAGHHILDMCGAPGSKTFQLLEMIHQSKEPGLPPTALVIANDLKVQRCDVLIHNTKRMCTANLIVTNHEAQSFPSCSLAKDDSEAYKDHCKPQRLEFDRVLCDVPCSGDGTLRKSHDLWRKCMGNEFHLLQVNIAMRGIALLKVGGRMVYSTCSMNPVENEVVVAELLRRTGSSVELLDVSNELRELVRRPGLSTWKVNDRGSWFQTYEDVPDSRKNIILPSMFPSRTSIHEGHTVYNSFDVNSEYNVPFSRNFNIGDTNNVNCDTGGISNSNSVQSLGSKFPLHRCMRIVPHDEDGGAFFIAVIHKLSPLNENQVIKVRKTENLLSTNRTVKLQEQCQHRIVSEALDDKKLLDGQNKLSVANQTSKDDNRIEVKVVSDDVEYSQTESGDRSHRMDKLDYQHKWKGIDPVLFFKDEAVIKNIVSFFGIEESFSLEGHLVTRSTDNARRMYYVSKSVRDILELNVQVGEQIKIASLGVKMFERHRSKDGCSCAYRLSYEGLSLLFPYMRKRILHASPVDFQHLLQYRTINFACFADARFGEEASSLMPGCCVVVLREGCQVADSIAKDPSPIAIVCWRGKATMNVLVSPADRKELLEYRFGFKAFKVEDEKSNKEIDALAEGSL from the exons ATGATAGCCCTACGGACACCCATCTCGCTCCTTCacctcggcgccgccgccgccggccagagGAAGCGATGCACCGGAGGCCACAGGAGGCGCGGCCACGCGCAGCGCCGCCACTTGAGCGGGGCGCCCGAGAGCCTCTGGAGGCGCAGACCCCGCCCTCCCCGTTCTCCCgcgccaaccgccgccgccacccgcagcGAGTCCAACACCTCGTCGCAGCCACCGCCCCTTGAGAACGCTGCCTTCGAGGAGTACTACAAG GAGCAGCGAATCGTTCGCGAAGAGGAGTGGGACGCCTTCATGAGCGTGCTCCGGAGACCATTGCCAGCCACTTTTAGGGTCAATGCTAG CTGCCGGTTTTTGAAAGACATTTGCTCCAGATTAGAAAATGACTTCAGGAGATCTTTGGAAAATGAG GTTAGTGATGAATGTGGAGAAtatgctctcagtcccctgccttgGTATCCAGGCAATCTTGCATGGCATTTGAACTTATCTCGGAAGCAACTGAGGAAGAATCCTGCACTTGAGAG TTTTCATGAGTTTCTAAAGCACGAGAGTGAGGTTGGTAACATAACCAGGCAAGAGGCTGTTAGTATG GTGCCACCACTATTTCTGAATGTACAAGCTGGCCACCATATTCTTGACA TGTGTGGTGCTCCAGGATCTAAAACGTTCCAGCTACTTGAGATGATTCATCAATCAAAAGAGCCAGGGCTACCTCCAACAGCGCTG GTCATAGCTAATGATTTAAAAGTACAAAGATGCGACGTCCTCATCCATAATACAAAGAGAATGTGCACTGCCAACCTGATAGTGACAAACCATGAAGCACAAAGCTTTCCCAGTTGTTCTCTTGCGAAGGATGATTCAGAAGCTTACAAAGATCACTGCAAACCACAAAGGCTAGAATTCGACCGTGTACTATGTGATGTCCCCTGTAGTGGTGATGGAACACTCCGGAAGTCTCATGACCTTTGGAGAAAGTG CATGGGGAACGAATTTCATCTTCTCCAAGTAAACATTGCTATGCGTG GTATTGCCTTACTTAAAGTGGGTGGTAGGATGGTTTACTCAACTTGCTCAATGAATCCTGTCGAAAATGAAGTTGTTGTAGCCGAG CTTCTCCGGAGAACTGGAAGCTCTGTTGAACTACTTGATGTTTCTAATGAGCTACGAGAATTGGTCCGCCGCCCTGGACTTAGCACTTGGAAG GTGAATGATAGAGGATCTTGGTTTCAGACTTATGAAGATGTTCCTGACAGTAGGAAGAATATAATATTGCCTAGCATGTTTCCTTCAAGGACAAGCATCCACGAAGGCCATACAGTGTATAACAGCTTTGATGTTAATTCAGAGTACAATGTGCCGTTCTCAAGAAATTTCAACATTGGAGATACAAACAATGTTAATTGTGATACAGGTGGCATTTCAAATAGTAATTCTGTTCAAAGCTTGGGTTCAAAATTTCCTCTGCATCGTTGCATGAGAATTGTTCCTCATGACGAAGACGGTGGGGCATTTTTCATTGCAGTTATTCATAAACTGTCCCCGTTGAATG AAAACCAGGTGATCAAGGTGAGAAAAACTGAGAACCTGCTATCAACAAACAGGACAGTGAAACTTCAGGAGCAATGTCAGCATAGAATTGTTTCTGAAGCTCTTGATGATAAGAAGTTGCTTGATGGACAGAATAAATTAAGCGTGGCCAACCAAACTTCAAAGGATGACAACCGTATTGAAGTTAAGGTGGTATCTGATGATGTAGAATATAGTCAGACAGAATCAGGCGATAGAAGTCATAGAATGGATAAGTTGGATTATCAACACAAGTGGAAAGGAATTGATCCAGTCCTATTTTTCAAAGATGAGGCTGTGATAAAAAATATAGTATCTTTCTTCGGTATCGAGGAATCGTTTTCACTAGAAGGTCATCTGGTGACAAGAAGTACTGATAATGCAAGGAGAATGTACTATGTATCAAAATCAGTACGAGACATTTTAGAACTGAATGTACAAGTTGGTGAGCAGATTAAAATTGCTTCTCTTGGCGTAAAGATGTTT GAAAGGCATAGATCAAAGGATGGATGTTCATGTGCATATAGGCTATCTTATGAGGGGCTGTCATTGCTCTTCCCATACATGAGGAAGCGGATACTACACGCATCTCCAGTCGACTTCCAGCATCTTTTACAATATCGAACCATTAACTTTGCTTGTTTTGCCGATGCTAGATTCGGGGAGGAGGCTTCATCTTTGATGCCTGGTTGCTGCGTTGTAGTGCTGCGTGAAG GGTGTCAAGTTGCGGATTCCATAGCCAAGGACCCCTCCCCAATCGCCATTGTTTGCTGGAGAGGAAAGGCGACTATGAATGTTTTGGTTTCTCCGGCCGATCGGAAGGAACTGCTAGAATATCGCTTTGGGTTCAAAGCATTCAAAGTCGAAGATGAGAAATCCAACAAAGAAATCGATGCATTAGCTGAAGGGAGCCTATAA
- the LOC123090971 gene encoding RNA cytosine-C(5)-methyltransferase NSUN2 isoform X1 encodes MIALRTPISLLHLGAAAAGQRKRCTGGHRRRGHAQRRHLSGAPESLWRRRPRPPRSPAPTAAATRSESNTSSQPPPLENAAFEEYYKEQRIVREEEWDAFMSVLRRPLPATFRVNASCRFLKDICSRLENDFRRSLENEVSDECGEYALSPLPWYPGNLAWHLNLSRKQLRKNPALESFHEFLKHESEVGNITRQEAVSMVPPLFLNVQAGHHILDMCGAPGSKTFQLLEMIHQSKEPGLPPTALVIANDLKVQRCDVLIHNTKRMCTANLIVTNHEAQSFPSCSLAKDDSEAYKDHCKPQRLEFDRVLCDVPCSGDGTLRKSHDLWRKWVIICALFRSSSMGNEFHLLQVNIAMRGIALLKVGGRMVYSTCSMNPVENEVVVAELLRRTGSSVELLDVSNELRELVRRPGLSTWKVNDRGSWFQTYEDVPDSRKNIILPSMFPSRTSIHEGHTVYNSFDVNSEYNVPFSRNFNIGDTNNVNCDTGGISNSNSVQSLGSKFPLHRCMRIVPHDEDGGAFFIAVIHKLSPLNENQVIKVRKTENLLSTNRTVKLQEQCQHRIVSEALDDKKLLDGQNKLSVANQTSKDDNRIEVKVVSDDVEYSQTESGDRSHRMDKLDYQHKWKGIDPVLFFKDEAVIKNIVSFFGIEESFSLEGHLVTRSTDNARRMYYVSKSVRDILELNVQVGEQIKIASLGVKMFERHRSKDGCSCAYRLSYEGLSLLFPYMRKRILHASPVDFQHLLQYRTINFACFADARFGEEASSLMPGCCVVVLREGCQVADSIAKDPSPIAIVCWRGKATMNVLVSPADRKELLEYRFGFKAFKVEDEKSNKEIDALAEGSL; translated from the exons ATGATAGCCCTACGGACACCCATCTCGCTCCTTCacctcggcgccgccgccgccggccagagGAAGCGATGCACCGGAGGCCACAGGAGGCGCGGCCACGCGCAGCGCCGCCACTTGAGCGGGGCGCCCGAGAGCCTCTGGAGGCGCAGACCCCGCCCTCCCCGTTCTCCCgcgccaaccgccgccgccacccgcagcGAGTCCAACACCTCGTCGCAGCCACCGCCCCTTGAGAACGCTGCCTTCGAGGAGTACTACAAG GAGCAGCGAATCGTTCGCGAAGAGGAGTGGGACGCCTTCATGAGCGTGCTCCGGAGACCATTGCCAGCCACTTTTAGGGTCAATGCTAG CTGCCGGTTTTTGAAAGACATTTGCTCCAGATTAGAAAATGACTTCAGGAGATCTTTGGAAAATGAG GTTAGTGATGAATGTGGAGAAtatgctctcagtcccctgccttgGTATCCAGGCAATCTTGCATGGCATTTGAACTTATCTCGGAAGCAACTGAGGAAGAATCCTGCACTTGAGAG TTTTCATGAGTTTCTAAAGCACGAGAGTGAGGTTGGTAACATAACCAGGCAAGAGGCTGTTAGTATG GTGCCACCACTATTTCTGAATGTACAAGCTGGCCACCATATTCTTGACA TGTGTGGTGCTCCAGGATCTAAAACGTTCCAGCTACTTGAGATGATTCATCAATCAAAAGAGCCAGGGCTACCTCCAACAGCGCTG GTCATAGCTAATGATTTAAAAGTACAAAGATGCGACGTCCTCATCCATAATACAAAGAGAATGTGCACTGCCAACCTGATAGTGACAAACCATGAAGCACAAAGCTTTCCCAGTTGTTCTCTTGCGAAGGATGATTCAGAAGCTTACAAAGATCACTGCAAACCACAAAGGCTAGAATTCGACCGTGTACTATGTGATGTCCCCTGTAGTGGTGATGGAACACTCCGGAAGTCTCATGACCTTTGGAGAAAGTG GGTCATAATATGTGCACTGTTCCGGAGCTCAAGCATGGGGAACGAATTTCATCTTCTCCAAGTAAACATTGCTATGCGTG GTATTGCCTTACTTAAAGTGGGTGGTAGGATGGTTTACTCAACTTGCTCAATGAATCCTGTCGAAAATGAAGTTGTTGTAGCCGAG CTTCTCCGGAGAACTGGAAGCTCTGTTGAACTACTTGATGTTTCTAATGAGCTACGAGAATTGGTCCGCCGCCCTGGACTTAGCACTTGGAAG GTGAATGATAGAGGATCTTGGTTTCAGACTTATGAAGATGTTCCTGACAGTAGGAAGAATATAATATTGCCTAGCATGTTTCCTTCAAGGACAAGCATCCACGAAGGCCATACAGTGTATAACAGCTTTGATGTTAATTCAGAGTACAATGTGCCGTTCTCAAGAAATTTCAACATTGGAGATACAAACAATGTTAATTGTGATACAGGTGGCATTTCAAATAGTAATTCTGTTCAAAGCTTGGGTTCAAAATTTCCTCTGCATCGTTGCATGAGAATTGTTCCTCATGACGAAGACGGTGGGGCATTTTTCATTGCAGTTATTCATAAACTGTCCCCGTTGAATG AAAACCAGGTGATCAAGGTGAGAAAAACTGAGAACCTGCTATCAACAAACAGGACAGTGAAACTTCAGGAGCAATGTCAGCATAGAATTGTTTCTGAAGCTCTTGATGATAAGAAGTTGCTTGATGGACAGAATAAATTAAGCGTGGCCAACCAAACTTCAAAGGATGACAACCGTATTGAAGTTAAGGTGGTATCTGATGATGTAGAATATAGTCAGACAGAATCAGGCGATAGAAGTCATAGAATGGATAAGTTGGATTATCAACACAAGTGGAAAGGAATTGATCCAGTCCTATTTTTCAAAGATGAGGCTGTGATAAAAAATATAGTATCTTTCTTCGGTATCGAGGAATCGTTTTCACTAGAAGGTCATCTGGTGACAAGAAGTACTGATAATGCAAGGAGAATGTACTATGTATCAAAATCAGTACGAGACATTTTAGAACTGAATGTACAAGTTGGTGAGCAGATTAAAATTGCTTCTCTTGGCGTAAAGATGTTT GAAAGGCATAGATCAAAGGATGGATGTTCATGTGCATATAGGCTATCTTATGAGGGGCTGTCATTGCTCTTCCCATACATGAGGAAGCGGATACTACACGCATCTCCAGTCGACTTCCAGCATCTTTTACAATATCGAACCATTAACTTTGCTTGTTTTGCCGATGCTAGATTCGGGGAGGAGGCTTCATCTTTGATGCCTGGTTGCTGCGTTGTAGTGCTGCGTGAAG GGTGTCAAGTTGCGGATTCCATAGCCAAGGACCCCTCCCCAATCGCCATTGTTTGCTGGAGAGGAAAGGCGACTATGAATGTTTTGGTTTCTCCGGCCGATCGGAAGGAACTGCTAGAATATCGCTTTGGGTTCAAAGCATTCAAAGTCGAAGATGAGAAATCCAACAAAGAAATCGATGCATTAGCTGAAGGGAGCCTATAA
- the LOC123090971 gene encoding RNA cytosine-C(5)-methyltransferase NSUN2 isoform X2 yields the protein MIALRTPISLLHLGAAAAGQRKRCTGGHRRRGHAQRRHLSGAPESLWRRRPRPPRSPAPTAAATRSESNTSSQPPPLENAAFEEYYKRIVREEEWDAFMSVLRRPLPATFRVNASCRFLKDICSRLENDFRRSLENEVSDECGEYALSPLPWYPGNLAWHLNLSRKQLRKNPALESFHEFLKHESEVGNITRQEAVSMVPPLFLNVQAGHHILDMCGAPGSKTFQLLEMIHQSKEPGLPPTALVIANDLKVQRCDVLIHNTKRMCTANLIVTNHEAQSFPSCSLAKDDSEAYKDHCKPQRLEFDRVLCDVPCSGDGTLRKSHDLWRKWVIICALFRSSSMGNEFHLLQVNIAMRGIALLKVGGRMVYSTCSMNPVENEVVVAELLRRTGSSVELLDVSNELRELVRRPGLSTWKVNDRGSWFQTYEDVPDSRKNIILPSMFPSRTSIHEGHTVYNSFDVNSEYNVPFSRNFNIGDTNNVNCDTGGISNSNSVQSLGSKFPLHRCMRIVPHDEDGGAFFIAVIHKLSPLNENQVIKVRKTENLLSTNRTVKLQEQCQHRIVSEALDDKKLLDGQNKLSVANQTSKDDNRIEVKVVSDDVEYSQTESGDRSHRMDKLDYQHKWKGIDPVLFFKDEAVIKNIVSFFGIEESFSLEGHLVTRSTDNARRMYYVSKSVRDILELNVQVGEQIKIASLGVKMFERHRSKDGCSCAYRLSYEGLSLLFPYMRKRILHASPVDFQHLLQYRTINFACFADARFGEEASSLMPGCCVVVLREGCQVADSIAKDPSPIAIVCWRGKATMNVLVSPADRKELLEYRFGFKAFKVEDEKSNKEIDALAEGSL from the exons ATGATAGCCCTACGGACACCCATCTCGCTCCTTCacctcggcgccgccgccgccggccagagGAAGCGATGCACCGGAGGCCACAGGAGGCGCGGCCACGCGCAGCGCCGCCACTTGAGCGGGGCGCCCGAGAGCCTCTGGAGGCGCAGACCCCGCCCTCCCCGTTCTCCCgcgccaaccgccgccgccacccgcagcGAGTCCAACACCTCGTCGCAGCCACCGCCCCTTGAGAACGCTGCCTTCGAGGAGTACTACAAG CGAATCGTTCGCGAAGAGGAGTGGGACGCCTTCATGAGCGTGCTCCGGAGACCATTGCCAGCCACTTTTAGGGTCAATGCTAG CTGCCGGTTTTTGAAAGACATTTGCTCCAGATTAGAAAATGACTTCAGGAGATCTTTGGAAAATGAG GTTAGTGATGAATGTGGAGAAtatgctctcagtcccctgccttgGTATCCAGGCAATCTTGCATGGCATTTGAACTTATCTCGGAAGCAACTGAGGAAGAATCCTGCACTTGAGAG TTTTCATGAGTTTCTAAAGCACGAGAGTGAGGTTGGTAACATAACCAGGCAAGAGGCTGTTAGTATG GTGCCACCACTATTTCTGAATGTACAAGCTGGCCACCATATTCTTGACA TGTGTGGTGCTCCAGGATCTAAAACGTTCCAGCTACTTGAGATGATTCATCAATCAAAAGAGCCAGGGCTACCTCCAACAGCGCTG GTCATAGCTAATGATTTAAAAGTACAAAGATGCGACGTCCTCATCCATAATACAAAGAGAATGTGCACTGCCAACCTGATAGTGACAAACCATGAAGCACAAAGCTTTCCCAGTTGTTCTCTTGCGAAGGATGATTCAGAAGCTTACAAAGATCACTGCAAACCACAAAGGCTAGAATTCGACCGTGTACTATGTGATGTCCCCTGTAGTGGTGATGGAACACTCCGGAAGTCTCATGACCTTTGGAGAAAGTG GGTCATAATATGTGCACTGTTCCGGAGCTCAAGCATGGGGAACGAATTTCATCTTCTCCAAGTAAACATTGCTATGCGTG GTATTGCCTTACTTAAAGTGGGTGGTAGGATGGTTTACTCAACTTGCTCAATGAATCCTGTCGAAAATGAAGTTGTTGTAGCCGAG CTTCTCCGGAGAACTGGAAGCTCTGTTGAACTACTTGATGTTTCTAATGAGCTACGAGAATTGGTCCGCCGCCCTGGACTTAGCACTTGGAAG GTGAATGATAGAGGATCTTGGTTTCAGACTTATGAAGATGTTCCTGACAGTAGGAAGAATATAATATTGCCTAGCATGTTTCCTTCAAGGACAAGCATCCACGAAGGCCATACAGTGTATAACAGCTTTGATGTTAATTCAGAGTACAATGTGCCGTTCTCAAGAAATTTCAACATTGGAGATACAAACAATGTTAATTGTGATACAGGTGGCATTTCAAATAGTAATTCTGTTCAAAGCTTGGGTTCAAAATTTCCTCTGCATCGTTGCATGAGAATTGTTCCTCATGACGAAGACGGTGGGGCATTTTTCATTGCAGTTATTCATAAACTGTCCCCGTTGAATG AAAACCAGGTGATCAAGGTGAGAAAAACTGAGAACCTGCTATCAACAAACAGGACAGTGAAACTTCAGGAGCAATGTCAGCATAGAATTGTTTCTGAAGCTCTTGATGATAAGAAGTTGCTTGATGGACAGAATAAATTAAGCGTGGCCAACCAAACTTCAAAGGATGACAACCGTATTGAAGTTAAGGTGGTATCTGATGATGTAGAATATAGTCAGACAGAATCAGGCGATAGAAGTCATAGAATGGATAAGTTGGATTATCAACACAAGTGGAAAGGAATTGATCCAGTCCTATTTTTCAAAGATGAGGCTGTGATAAAAAATATAGTATCTTTCTTCGGTATCGAGGAATCGTTTTCACTAGAAGGTCATCTGGTGACAAGAAGTACTGATAATGCAAGGAGAATGTACTATGTATCAAAATCAGTACGAGACATTTTAGAACTGAATGTACAAGTTGGTGAGCAGATTAAAATTGCTTCTCTTGGCGTAAAGATGTTT GAAAGGCATAGATCAAAGGATGGATGTTCATGTGCATATAGGCTATCTTATGAGGGGCTGTCATTGCTCTTCCCATACATGAGGAAGCGGATACTACACGCATCTCCAGTCGACTTCCAGCATCTTTTACAATATCGAACCATTAACTTTGCTTGTTTTGCCGATGCTAGATTCGGGGAGGAGGCTTCATCTTTGATGCCTGGTTGCTGCGTTGTAGTGCTGCGTGAAG GGTGTCAAGTTGCGGATTCCATAGCCAAGGACCCCTCCCCAATCGCCATTGTTTGCTGGAGAGGAAAGGCGACTATGAATGTTTTGGTTTCTCCGGCCGATCGGAAGGAACTGCTAGAATATCGCTTTGGGTTCAAAGCATTCAAAGTCGAAGATGAGAAATCCAACAAAGAAATCGATGCATTAGCTGAAGGGAGCCTATAA